From Levilactobacillus zymae, a single genomic window includes:
- the thiD gene encoding bifunctional hydroxymethylpyrimidine kinase/phosphomethylpyrimidine kinase, with protein MTNEFPQTLTIAGTDSGGGAGVMADLKTMQERHVFGTAVVVAVTAQNTKGVQDFLALPQRLIDEQFASLADDFQIRACKTGMLADAEHVHGVVENLKRYHFGPLTVDPVMIAKGGAALLADDAVATVRDELIPLADVLTPNLLEAQRLTGLPLDSKEEMEAAAVELQNLGAKNVIIKGGHETTPDQASDFVLLEDGRSFWLSAPRIDTVRTHGTGDTLSSCITAELAKGADFETAIRLGKDYVTAAIAHPIEVGHGHGPLNHWAYNQGGTL; from the coding sequence ATGACAAATGAATTTCCCCAAACGCTAACCATTGCGGGGACCGACAGCGGTGGGGGCGCCGGGGTGATGGCCGATCTTAAGACCATGCAGGAACGCCACGTCTTCGGGACGGCGGTGGTCGTGGCGGTGACGGCGCAAAATACCAAGGGGGTCCAGGACTTCCTGGCCTTACCGCAGCGGCTGATCGACGAGCAGTTTGCGTCGTTGGCCGATGACTTCCAGATCCGCGCCTGCAAGACGGGGATGCTGGCCGACGCCGAACACGTCCACGGGGTCGTGGAGAATCTCAAACGCTATCATTTCGGCCCGTTGACGGTCGATCCCGTGATGATTGCCAAGGGCGGCGCGGCCTTACTCGCCGACGACGCCGTGGCGACGGTGCGTGACGAATTAATTCCGTTAGCCGACGTCTTGACGCCCAACCTACTGGAGGCCCAGCGTCTGACGGGGCTGCCCCTCGATAGCAAAGAAGAGATGGAGGCCGCGGCGGTTGAGCTACAGAACTTAGGGGCCAAGAACGTGATCATCAAGGGCGGTCACGAGACCACGCCGGATCAGGCCAGTGACTTTGTCCTGCTTGAAGACGGTCGGTCGTTTTGGCTGAGTGCCCCACGGATCGACACGGTGCGGACCCACGGCACGGGCGACACCCTGTCGTCGTGCATCACGGCCGAGCTAGCGAAGGGCGCCGACTTCGAGACGGCGATTCGCTTGGGTAAGGATTACGTCACCGCGGCCATCGCCCACCCCATCGAGGTTGGCCACGGCCACGGACCGCTGAACCATTGGGCTTACAATCAAGGGGGAACGCTATAA
- a CDS encoding ATP-binding cassette domain-containing protein — translation MSFLELKDIHKSYYMNKTPFPVLKGISLKFDRGEFVSILGESGGGKTTLMNIIGGLDAQYEGDVLLNGESLRHASVKQLDTFRRQTIGFIFQNFNLISHLSILDNVMVSLQMTKLSRKEQRERATELLDQVGLKEHRHKHPNQLSGGQKQRVAIARALASDPDIIIADEPTGALDSQNTQEILALMDDIAASGKLVICVTHSQEVADHGTRIVHMADGVIDRDENLKDPFPVNDHAEMPAKHLGFLAMVRMALQHMRYNLGRNLLIIFGASIGIFSVILMLGLGRGVKGYINHEIYSQIKPTAVQVAQKTTSENPKKVEMKTADVQRLKRLDHVKKVQLGFYTQGAQVQRNGTSSTAQIVQTVTDQMLAKSVKKGHTPKTGEVMLSKDFAKKFNKQHPYRLVGKTVKVSLTAMDKHNIPTVMTKKLTVSGVTDGSSGQLQTNLQTIKQMYQSKHLTFRANFATVDIAGFSHVTGVQDKIRALKTSNGKARYQLTGAGATVSTLNTYIQLAFYVLAAIAGISLLVSAIMIIVVLYISVSERTKEIGILRALGVRRRDIKNLFLSEAFFLGLFSSILALVFTELVAVLANNVATKYIGYSIIGITGNYLIFGIVVAIVISLLAALAPSSRAAKLDPIEALAYE, via the coding sequence ATGAGCTTTTTAGAGCTAAAAGATATTCACAAGTCTTACTACATGAATAAAACACCCTTTCCCGTCTTAAAGGGAATCAGCCTGAAGTTCGACCGCGGCGAGTTTGTGTCGATCTTGGGCGAGTCCGGGGGTGGGAAGACCACGCTGATGAACATCATCGGTGGGTTGGACGCCCAGTACGAGGGCGACGTCCTGCTGAACGGTGAGTCGCTGCGTCACGCGTCCGTGAAGCAACTGGACACTTTCCGGCGGCAAACGATTGGGTTTATCTTCCAGAACTTTAACCTGATTAGCCACCTCAGCATCCTGGACAACGTGATGGTATCGCTACAGATGACCAAGCTCAGCCGCAAGGAGCAACGCGAGCGGGCCACCGAGTTGTTGGATCAGGTGGGGTTAAAGGAACACCGCCATAAGCACCCCAACCAACTTTCGGGGGGGCAGAAGCAACGGGTCGCCATTGCGCGGGCCTTGGCTTCGGACCCCGACATCATCATCGCTGATGAGCCTACCGGGGCACTGGATTCGCAGAACACCCAGGAAATCCTGGCGTTGATGGACGACATCGCGGCCAGCGGCAAACTGGTGATCTGTGTGACCCATTCGCAAGAGGTTGCCGACCACGGGACGCGGATCGTGCACATGGCCGATGGGGTCATCGACCGCGACGAGAACCTGAAAGACCCGTTTCCGGTTAACGACCATGCCGAGATGCCCGCGAAGCACCTGGGCTTTCTGGCGATGGTCCGCATGGCCTTACAACATATGCGCTATAACTTGGGGCGCAACCTGTTGATCATCTTCGGGGCGTCCATCGGGATTTTCAGTGTGATTCTGATGCTGGGCTTAGGTCGCGGGGTCAAGGGCTACATTAATCACGAAATCTATTCGCAGATTAAGCCTACCGCCGTTCAGGTGGCCCAGAAGACCACCAGTGAGAACCCTAAGAAAGTTGAGATGAAGACCGCCGACGTGCAGCGCTTAAAGCGGCTCGACCACGTCAAGAAGGTCCAACTGGGCTTCTACACTCAGGGGGCCCAGGTCCAACGTAACGGTACCAGTTCGACGGCGCAGATCGTCCAAACGGTCACCGACCAGATGTTGGCCAAGAGCGTCAAGAAGGGTCACACCCCCAAGACCGGTGAAGTGATGTTGTCGAAGGATTTCGCCAAGAAATTCAATAAGCAACATCCTTATCGGCTGGTGGGCAAGACGGTTAAGGTTTCCCTAACGGCCATGGATAAGCACAACATTCCGACCGTGATGACCAAGAAATTAACGGTCAGCGGGGTGACCGATGGGAGCAGTGGTCAGTTACAGACCAACCTTCAGACCATCAAGCAGATGTACCAGAGCAAGCACCTGACCTTCCGGGCCAACTTCGCGACGGTCGACATTGCTGGCTTCAGTCACGTCACTGGCGTGCAGGACAAGATCCGCGCGCTTAAGACCAGCAACGGCAAGGCCCGGTATCAGTTGACCGGGGCCGGGGCCACCGTATCGACGTTGAACACCTATATCCAGTTGGCGTTCTACGTCCTGGCCGCAATTGCCGGCATCTCGCTGCTAGTCTCCGCAATTATGATCATCGTGGTGCTCTACATCAGCGTGTCCGAACGAACCAAGGAAATCGGGATTCTGCGAGCCTTAGGGGTTCGGCGCCGCGACATCAAGAACCTGTTCTTGTCGGAAGCCTTCTTCTTGGGACTGTTCTCCAGTATCCTGGCGTTGGTCTTCACCGAATTGGTGGCGGTCTTAGCCAACAACGTCGCGACCAAGTATATTGGCTACAGCATTATTGGCATCACGGGGAACTACCTGATCTTCGGGATCGTGGTGGCGATTGTGATTAGCCTATTAGCCGCCTTGGCACCGTCGAGTCGGGCCGCCAAGCTTGATCCGATCGAAGCCTTAGCATACGAATAA
- the thiM gene encoding hydroxyethylthiazole kinase: MKISLLDDLRRQNPIVFNISNFVTVQDVANGINAIGASPIMSEEVDEADEMVQMSQAVCLNLGAFTTPQVHQIKVTGQLANRYHKPLVVDPVAVGAVKYRAQVAADLFRAFQPDVLRGNAGEIAALAGIDWQAKGIDAGQGTGDLATIAETCAKKQKCTVILSGPTDVITDGTRTVQVINGTTLFQTYVGSGDMLSSIVAAFCAIEDDYFEAAQTAYLVFAAIGQRVAQADPQMGAGTFIIKLMDALQQTTVAQIEAVAAYE; this comes from the coding sequence ATGAAAATCAGTTTACTGGACGATTTACGGCGTCAAAATCCGATTGTGTTCAACATTTCCAACTTCGTGACGGTTCAAGACGTGGCCAACGGGATCAACGCGATTGGCGCGTCGCCCATCATGTCCGAAGAGGTCGACGAGGCCGACGAGATGGTGCAGATGTCGCAGGCGGTCTGCTTGAACCTGGGCGCCTTTACCACGCCGCAGGTTCACCAGATCAAGGTGACCGGTCAGCTGGCCAACCGGTATCATAAGCCGTTGGTGGTCGACCCGGTAGCGGTGGGGGCCGTTAAGTACCGGGCACAGGTGGCCGCAGATCTGTTTCGGGCCTTTCAGCCGGACGTGCTACGGGGGAACGCCGGTGAGATTGCGGCCTTAGCCGGGATCGACTGGCAGGCCAAGGGCATCGATGCCGGTCAAGGCACTGGTGATTTAGCCACGATTGCCGAGACCTGCGCCAAGAAGCAAAAGTGTACGGTGATCCTGTCCGGTCCGACCGACGTGATTACCGATGGGACGCGCACCGTACAGGTTATCAATGGGACCACGCTGTTCCAGACGTACGTGGGGTCCGGCGACATGCTGTCCAGTATCGTGGCGGCCTTCTGTGCGATTGAGGACGACTACTTCGAAGCGGCCCAGACCGCGTACTTGGTCTTTGCGGCCATCGGCCAACGGGTTGCCCAGGCGGACCCACAGATGGGAGCCGGCACCTTTATTATCAAATTAATGGACGCCTTGCAGCAGACCACCGTGGCCCAGATTGAGGCGGTGGCGGCCTACGAATAG
- the thiE gene encoding thiamine phosphate synthase → MSVTFEPGLLRAYFVAGSQDVPGRDLRDVLATMLAAGITAYQFRDKGASTLTPEQRLTLGRDLRDQCRAANVPFIVDDDVEMALQLNADGIHVGQSDERIQQVLAATDDRQMFVGLSCSTAAEVAAANQIDGIAYLGSGPIYPTVSKDDADPVIGTAGLAQLVAQSKVPVVAIGGVTLESLPAIAQTGAAGVAVITLLTRHDQPQTAIRAMRAAFTKPAK, encoded by the coding sequence ATGTCAGTAACTTTTGAACCCGGCTTGCTCCGGGCCTACTTTGTGGCGGGCAGTCAAGACGTGCCCGGCCGAGATTTACGCGACGTGTTGGCCACCATGCTGGCGGCCGGTATCACGGCCTACCAGTTTCGCGACAAGGGGGCCAGCACGCTGACGCCCGAACAACGGCTGACGCTAGGCCGCGACCTGCGCGATCAGTGCCGGGCGGCCAACGTGCCGTTCATCGTCGACGATGACGTCGAGATGGCGCTGCAGCTAAACGCCGATGGCATTCACGTGGGTCAGAGCGACGAGCGCATTCAACAAGTCTTGGCGGCCACCGACGACCGCCAGATGTTCGTGGGATTGTCGTGTTCGACGGCGGCCGAGGTCGCTGCGGCTAACCAGATCGACGGGATTGCTTATTTGGGGAGTGGTCCCATCTACCCGACGGTCTCCAAGGACGATGCCGATCCCGTGATTGGGACGGCCGGTCTGGCTCAACTGGTGGCCCAGTCCAAGGTCCCAGTAGTGGCCATCGGCGGGGTGACCCTCGAGTCGTTACCGGCCATCGCTCAGACCGGGGCGGCCGGTGTGGCGGTGATCACGCTTTTGACCCGCCACGACCAGCCCCAGACCGCGATTCGCGCCATGCGCGCGGCGTTCACCAAACCGGCAAAATAA